The region CGACGATCAGGCGTTCGCCCAGTTCCGCCACTTTCTTGTCACGGAAGGTGATGACTTCCGGGAAGTTGTGGCCCGTGTCGATATGCACGAGGGGGAATGGAAACTTGCCTGGGCGGAAGGCTTTCTCGGCCAAACGCAGCAGGACGACGGAATCCTTGCCGCCGGAAAACAGCAGCGCGGGGTTGGCCGATTCGGCCGCCACTTCGCGCATGATGTGGATGGCTTCCGATTCAAGGCTGTCGAGGTGACGCTGGTTCAAAATATTGCTCATATGGGTGCTTTCTTGTTCTGCTGAGTCTGTTGTGTCTGTTCAGGCTGCCACGGATTTGATGCGTATCAACTTACCGTCCACCATGTGCAGGCCGCATTCCTTCGAATCCGGGTTTTCCCACCACCAGCGTCCGGCACGCACATCTTCGCCCGGCTGCACGGCCCGCGTACACGGTTCGCAGCCGATCGACGGGTAGCCTTGGTCATGCAATGCGTTGTAGGGCACGTCGTTGGCGCGGATGTAGGCCCATACGTCTTCTTCCGACCAGTCGGCCAGCGGATTGAATTTCGTCATCGCGTGCGCGGCGTCGTCTTCCTGCACGTGCAATTCGGCGCGCGTGGTGGACTGGGCGCGGCGCTGTCCCGTCACCCAGGCCTTGTTGCCAGCCAAGGCGCGGCCCAGGGGCTCGACCTTGCGGATGCGGCAGCATTCGCGGCGCATCTCGACGCTGTTGTAGAACGCGTTCAGGCCATTTTGTTCCACGTAGGCGGCGACGGCTTCCGGCTGCGGGCGGTACAGGGTGATGTCGTGGTCGTAACGGGTCTTGACCTTGTCGAGCACGGCCAGGGTTTCCTGGTGCAGCCGGCCTGTTTCCAGGGAAAAGATGCCGATGGGCAGCTTCGCCTTGAGTATCATGTGGGTCAGCACCATGTCTTCGGCTGCCAGGCTGGACGCGAACACGGCTGGCGAAAAATCCGCGGCGATACGTGTCAGCGTTTGCTCGGTGGCGTCAATCAAAGAAGTCAAATCGCTCATGATGGGTCCTCAGATGCCGGCCGCGTTGTCGAGGTCAGGATTCTGGCCTTCGCGCTGGTGGC is a window of Janthinobacterium rivuli DNA encoding:
- a CDS encoding phosphoadenylyl-sulfate reductase is translated as MSDLTSLIDATEQTLTRIAADFSPAVFASSLAAEDMVLTHMILKAKLPIGIFSLETGRLHQETLAVLDKVKTRYDHDITLYRPQPEAVAAYVEQNGLNAFYNSVEMRRECCRIRKVEPLGRALAGNKAWVTGQRRAQSTTRAELHVQEDDAAHAMTKFNPLADWSEEDVWAYIRANDVPYNALHDQGYPSIGCEPCTRAVQPGEDVRAGRWWWENPDSKECGLHMVDGKLIRIKSVAA